In Finegoldia magna ATCC 53516, a genomic segment contains:
- a CDS encoding 5-methyltetrahydropteroyltriglutamate--homocysteine S-methyltransferase has translation MSLHVPFRYDYVGSFLRDEKLLKARSDFEKEIITKKELKEIEDECIKKLIDKQKELGYHVITDGEFRRKSWHLDFFWGLNGIKRVELDHGYYFHGKETYHTSVQVEGKITGENHPFVEHFKFVKQFEDDNTIAKQTIPAPAQLLVELFREDNAKITNKIYPDYEKLEQDIARAYKQVIKDLYDAGCRNIQFDDCTWGMLVDSDYINRKYGESVSLDDEANRYLRINNLALEDRPQDLTITTHVCRGNYESTYAASGAYDKIAQILFAQENVDAFYLEYDDERSGGFEPLKYVSGDKKVVLGLITSKRGELEDEEEIIARIHKAAEFISLDRLCLSPQCGFSSNENGNILTIEQQWEKLKLIKKIAEKVWGK, from the coding sequence ATGAGTTTACACGTACCATTTAGATATGATTATGTAGGAAGTTTCTTGAGAGATGAAAAATTACTAAAAGCTAGATCAGACTTTGAAAAAGAAATAATCACAAAAAAAGAATTAAAAGAAATAGAAGATGAATGCATCAAAAAATTAATCGATAAACAAAAGGAATTGGGCTATCACGTAATAACTGATGGAGAGTTTCGAAGAAAAAGTTGGCATTTAGACTTCTTCTGGGGACTTAACGGAATAAAAAGAGTTGAGCTTGATCATGGATACTACTTCCACGGAAAGGAAACTTATCACACATCAGTACAAGTTGAAGGAAAAATCACAGGCGAAAATCATCCATTCGTAGAACATTTTAAATTCGTAAAACAATTTGAAGACGACAATACAATTGCGAAACAAACAATACCTGCACCAGCGCAATTACTTGTAGAATTATTTAGAGAAGATAATGCAAAGATAACTAACAAAATCTATCCAGATTACGAAAAGTTGGAACAAGATATTGCGAGGGCTTACAAACAAGTTATCAAGGATTTGTACGATGCAGGATGCAGAAATATACAATTTGACGATTGCACATGGGGAATGTTAGTAGATTCTGATTATATCAACAGAAAATACGGTGAATCAGTTTCATTGGATGATGAAGCTAACAGATATTTGAGAATCAACAACTTAGCACTTGAAGATAGACCTCAAGATTTGACAATAACAACACATGTTTGCAGAGGAAATTACGAATCAACTTACGCAGCAAGTGGTGCTTACGACAAAATAGCACAAATATTATTTGCACAAGAAAATGTAGATGCATTCTATCTTGAATACGATGACGAAAGATCCGGTGGATTTGAACCATTAAAATACGTTTCTGGAGATAAAAAAGTTGTTCTTGGACTTATCACATCAAAAAGAGGAGAGCTAGAAGACGAAGAAGAAATAATTGCTAGAATTCACAAAGCAGCAGAGTTCATTTCTCTTGATAGATTGTGTTTGAGCCCACAATGCGGATTCTCATCTAACGAAAATGGAAACATATTGACGATTGAACAACAATGGGAAAAACTAAAACTCATTAAGAAAATAGCTGAAAAAGTTTGGGGAAAATAA
- a CDS encoding MetQ/NlpA family ABC transporter substrate-binding protein, which produces MKKKILLVVLALALVLTSCAKKESKKEDGQSAKQESQTTENKKVVIGVSPAPHKEIAEKAKEILAKDGIELEIKEFDDYVTPNTSLQEKDIDLNFYQHVPYLENFNKERGTKLVSLGAVHLEPMGIYSKKYKSLDELKDGDEVIIPNDATNGARALKILEDNKVIKLKENAGLEATEKDIAENPKNLKFTAVEAATIPRAYEDAAIAVINSNFALEAKLSPKKDAIAIEKSEGNPFANIIVAREEDKDNETYKKVLQAFESDEVRKYIEEKFDGEIIPAK; this is translated from the coding sequence ATGAAAAAGAAAATTTTATTAGTAGTATTGGCATTAGCATTGGTATTAACATCATGTGCTAAAAAAGAAAGCAAAAAAGAAGACGGACAAAGTGCAAAACAAGAATCACAAACTACAGAAAACAAGAAGGTTGTAATTGGAGTATCTCCAGCACCTCACAAAGAAATTGCAGAAAAAGCAAAAGAAATCTTGGCAAAAGATGGGATTGAACTAGAAATTAAAGAATTTGATGATTATGTAACACCTAACACATCACTTCAAGAAAAAGATATCGACTTGAACTTCTACCAACACGTTCCTTACTTGGAAAACTTCAACAAAGAAAGAGGAACAAAATTAGTATCATTGGGAGCAGTTCACTTGGAACCAATGGGAATATATTCTAAAAAATACAAATCTTTAGATGAATTAAAAGACGGAGACGAAGTTATAATTCCAAACGATGCTACAAATGGAGCAAGAGCATTAAAAATATTAGAAGATAACAAAGTAATCAAATTAAAAGAAAACGCAGGATTAGAAGCTACTGAAAAAGATATTGCAGAAAATCCAAAGAACTTGAAATTCACAGCCGTTGAAGCAGCAACAATTCCAAGAGCATACGAAGACGCTGCGATTGCTGTAATCAATTCAAACTTTGCGCTAGAAGCAAAATTATCACCAAAGAAAGATGCAATTGCAATCGAAAAATCAGAAGGAAACCCATTTGCAAATATTATAGTTGCAAGAGAAGAAGACAAAGACAACGAAACTTACAAGAAAGTATTACAAGCTTTTGAATCAGACGAAGTTAGAAAATATATCGAAGAAAAATTCGATGGAGAAATAATACCAGCAAAATAG
- a CDS encoding methionine ABC transporter permease, giving the protein MDDLLNLVLEATGETLYMILVSTFFTILFGLPLALILYTTGQSGLNPKPKLYAVLDVIVNITRSFPFIILMIVLLPLSKLIVGTKIGTSASIVPLTVGAIPFLARLFEQEFLNVDRGIIEASKSMGASNFNILTKVLIPESLPQLVLAITNLMITLIGYSAMAGTIGGGGLGALAKRYGYDRFNTEVLLWAVVVIIILVEIVQISGTKISNKLNKKNI; this is encoded by the coding sequence ATGGATGATTTACTAAATTTGGTGCTTGAAGCAACAGGCGAGACGTTGTATATGATTTTAGTAAGCACGTTTTTCACAATTTTATTTGGCCTTCCATTGGCACTTATTTTATATACAACTGGACAATCGGGACTTAATCCAAAACCAAAACTATACGCGGTGTTGGATGTTATAGTTAACATTACAAGATCATTTCCATTCATCATATTGATGATAGTATTACTTCCACTATCCAAGTTAATCGTCGGAACCAAAATAGGAACATCTGCATCTATCGTGCCATTGACAGTCGGTGCAATTCCATTTTTGGCGAGATTATTTGAACAAGAATTCTTGAATGTGGACAGAGGAATCATCGAAGCATCCAAATCAATGGGGGCAAGTAATTTTAACATATTGACAAAAGTTTTGATTCCAGAATCATTGCCGCAATTGGTGTTGGCGATAACAAACTTAATGATCACATTGATTGGATATTCTGCAATGGCAGGAACAATCGGTGGAGGAGGCTTGGGAGCCTTGGCAAAACGATACGGCTACGACAGATTTAACACAGAAGTATTATTGTGGGCAGTAGTTGTAATTATAATCTTGGTTGAAATTGTACAAATATCAGGTACAAAAATTTCAAATAAATTAAACAAAAAAAACATATAG
- a CDS encoding methionine ABC transporter ATP-binding protein encodes MIEVLNLKKTFNTSEKEFNAVDDVSFKVNKGEIYGIIGLSGAGKSTLVRLLNRLEEPTSGKVIIDDVDITSLKQKELLEARKEISMIFQHFNLFNQKNVYENIAYPLKLQNIPKNEIEKRVNELLDFIGLRDRAKSYPSQLSGGQKQRVAIARALSTNPKVILSDESTSALDPQNTQQVLEILRKSVDKYKTTIIMITHQMEVAKDICDRIAVMENGKIIEENSVEELFKNPKTDVTRNFIRKLVEEDEEEIITDDFKGDVVRLTYSKKSYNKPILSQAARISGIDFSIISGNINKLQSTGVGYTVVELIGQKENIQKAKDFLTENDIRVEEVK; translated from the coding sequence ATGATTGAAGTATTAAATTTGAAAAAAACTTTTAATACAAGTGAGAAAGAATTTAATGCAGTTGATGATGTAAGTTTCAAAGTAAATAAGGGTGAAATTTACGGAATAATTGGTTTGTCAGGAGCTGGTAAATCAACACTTGTAAGACTTCTAAACAGATTGGAAGAACCAACAAGTGGAAAGGTAATAATAGATGATGTTGACATAACATCATTAAAGCAAAAGGAATTATTGGAAGCAAGAAAAGAAATCAGCATGATTTTCCAACATTTTAATTTATTTAATCAAAAAAACGTCTACGAAAACATTGCATATCCTTTGAAGCTTCAAAACATTCCAAAGAATGAAATAGAAAAAAGAGTTAACGAATTACTGGATTTCATTGGACTTAGAGACAGAGCAAAAAGCTATCCTAGCCAATTATCCGGTGGACAAAAACAAAGAGTAGCGATTGCAAGAGCATTATCCACAAATCCTAAGGTGATTTTATCAGATGAATCTACAAGCGCACTTGATCCACAAAACACACAACAAGTTTTGGAAATATTGAGAAAATCAGTAGACAAATACAAAACGACGATAATAATGATAACTCATCAAATGGAAGTTGCAAAAGACATCTGTGACAGAATAGCAGTGATGGAAAATGGAAAAATCATCGAAGAAAATTCTGTCGAAGAATTATTCAAAAACCCAAAAACAGATGTTACTAGAAACTTCATCAGAAAGCTTGTCGAAGAGGATGAAGAAGAGATAATAACTGACGATTTTAAGGGAGATGTCGTTAGATTAACTTATTCCAAGAAGTCTTACAACAAACCGATATTATCACAAGCAGCGAGAATCTCTGGGATAGATTTCAGCATTATATCTGGAAATATCAACAAACTTCAATCCACAGGAGTTGGATACACAGTTGTTGAACTTATCGGACAGAAGGAAAATATACAAAAAGCAAAAGACTTTTTGACAGAAAATGATATTAGAGTAGAGGAGGTTAAATAA
- a CDS encoding ribonucleoside-diphosphate reductase subunit alpha: MEIKKRDGNIVDFDRSKIKLAMKKAYASVGIYAEENELEAMAQEIENTIVNKYPKNHVVTVEEIQDLVELTLIDHGQYKVVKSFILYRAKHTTDRKVIEEFERFITDEDVIEIIRYIQEHYDSTRYSIENLYLKFESFVKPNLSQYDMVNLLSKASGELVSKEAPNWEYIASLFMNYNLKQNIKKLEVQYDLQDFKSKIKFLDERGLYGSYIREVYTDDDIDELEKYIDDDRDKLFTFSALDLIIKRYLIKTHDNRVMESAQEMFMGIAMHLALKEKDRIHWAKKIYDNLSTLKVTVATPTMSNARKPFNQLSSCFIDTVPDTLEGIYRSINNFAQVSKHGGGMGLYFGKVRANGSDIRGFQGVAGGVIRWIKLANDTAVAVDQLGVRQGSVAVYLDVWHKDILEFLQLRTNNGDDRMKAHDVFPSVCYPDLFWKMVRDDIDGTWYMFDPHEISVKKGYNLEDYYGDEWEKRYNECVLDESISRRSIKVKDLVRLIIKSWTETGTPFTFNRDTVNRMNPNKHKGMIYSSNLCTEIMQNMSEIHSISETIETEDGDDIIVTKTKPGDFVVCNLASLVLGNIDVNNDEELEEVVETAVRGLDNVIDLNFYPLEYAKYTNKKYRPIGLGTSGYHHCLVKNNIMYSDVEKHLEFADKLYEKINYYAIKASNKIAKEKGSYEYFEGSDWENGEYFKLRDYNSEKWNELYHDIKKNGMRNGYLMAVAPTGSTSIIAGTTAAVDPVMSRYFLEEKKGTIVPRVAPGLSPQTFWLYENAHELDQNITVDATSIRQRHIDQGQSVNIYITTDYTMRTILNIYIRAWEKGIKSIYYVRSKSLEVEDCDSCSA, translated from the coding sequence ATGGAAATAAAAAAGAGAGATGGCAATATTGTCGATTTTGATAGGTCGAAGATAAAATTAGCCATGAAAAAAGCTTATGCTTCTGTAGGAATTTACGCAGAGGAAAATGAACTGGAAGCTATGGCACAAGAAATTGAAAACACTATTGTGAACAAGTATCCGAAAAATCATGTGGTCACTGTGGAAGAAATCCAAGACTTGGTGGAATTGACTTTGATTGATCACGGTCAATACAAGGTTGTAAAATCTTTTATTTTGTATCGTGCAAAACATACCACAGACAGAAAAGTTATCGAAGAGTTCGAAAGATTTATCACAGATGAAGATGTCATCGAAATCATTAGATATATTCAAGAACATTACGATTCTACTAGGTATTCGATTGAGAATTTGTATTTGAAGTTCGAATCATTTGTTAAGCCTAATCTGTCACAATACGATATGGTGAATTTATTGTCCAAAGCTTCTGGGGAACTTGTTAGTAAGGAAGCTCCAAATTGGGAATATATTGCATCGTTGTTTATGAATTATAATTTGAAACAAAATATTAAGAAGTTAGAAGTTCAATACGATCTTCAAGATTTTAAATCAAAGATTAAGTTTTTGGATGAGAGAGGATTGTATGGTTCATACATCAGAGAAGTGTATACTGATGATGATATTGACGAATTGGAAAAATACATTGATGACGATAGGGATAAGTTATTCACATTCAGTGCTTTGGATTTGATTATAAAGAGATATTTGATTAAAACTCATGACAACAGAGTGATGGAATCTGCACAAGAAATGTTCATGGGGATTGCGATGCATTTGGCACTTAAAGAAAAGGATAGAATTCATTGGGCAAAGAAGATCTACGATAATTTGTCCACATTGAAAGTGACTGTGGCAACTCCTACGATGAGTAACGCCAGAAAACCATTCAATCAATTGTCAAGCTGTTTTATAGACACTGTTCCTGATACTTTGGAAGGAATTTATCGTTCGATAAATAATTTCGCACAAGTTTCTAAGCATGGTGGTGGAATGGGATTGTATTTCGGAAAAGTTCGTGCAAATGGATCCGACATTCGTGGTTTCCAAGGTGTTGCAGGTGGAGTTATCAGATGGATTAAACTTGCAAATGATACAGCTGTTGCAGTGGATCAATTGGGAGTGCGCCAAGGTTCTGTAGCTGTGTACTTGGATGTATGGCACAAGGATATATTGGAATTTTTGCAACTTAGAACAAACAACGGTGATGACAGAATGAAAGCACACGATGTGTTCCCTTCTGTTTGCTATCCTGATTTGTTCTGGAAGATGGTTCGTGACGATATCGACGGAACTTGGTATATGTTCGACCCACACGAAATCTCTGTGAAAAAAGGATATAATTTGGAAGATTATTACGGGGACGAATGGGAAAAAAGATACAACGAATGTGTGCTTGACGAAAGTATTTCCAGACGTAGCATAAAAGTAAAAGATTTGGTTAGACTTATCATAAAATCCTGGACAGAAACAGGAACTCCGTTCACATTCAACCGTGATACTGTAAACAGAATGAATCCTAACAAACACAAGGGAATGATTTATTCTTCTAATTTGTGTACAGAAATTATGCAAAATATGAGCGAAATTCATTCTATCAGTGAAACTATCGAAACAGAAGACGGAGACGATATTATCGTTACGAAAACAAAACCGGGAGATTTTGTTGTGTGTAATCTTGCTTCTCTTGTTTTGGGAAATATCGACGTGAACAACGACGAAGAATTAGAGGAAGTTGTGGAAACAGCAGTTAGAGGACTTGACAATGTTATTGATTTGAACTTCTATCCATTGGAATACGCAAAGTACACTAACAAAAAATACCGTCCAATCGGACTTGGAACAAGTGGTTATCATCACTGTTTGGTAAAAAATAATATTATGTATTCAGATGTTGAAAAGCATTTGGAATTTGCAGATAAATTGTACGAAAAAATCAATTACTACGCTATCAAAGCAAGTAATAAAATCGCCAAGGAAAAGGGATCTTACGAATATTTTGAAGGTTCTGATTGGGAAAATGGTGAATATTTCAAATTAAGAGATTACAATTCTGAAAAATGGAACGAATTGTATCACGATATCAAGAAAAACGGAATGAGAAATGGTTACTTGATGGCAGTGGCACCAACTGGTTCAACTTCGATAATCGCAGGAACTACTGCAGCAGTGGATCCAGTTATGAGTAGATATTTCCTTGAAGAAAAGAAGGGTACAATTGTCCCACGTGTTGCACCAGGACTTAGTCCACAAACATTCTGGTTGTACGAAAATGCACACGAATTGGATCAAAATATAACTGTAGATGCGACAAGTATCAGACAACGCCACATCGACCAAGGACAATCGGTCAACATTTATATCACGACTGATTACACGATGAGAACAATACTAAACATCTACATCAGAGCTTGGGAAAAAGGCATCAAATCCATCTATTATGTTAGAAGTAAATCATTAGAAGTGGAGGACTGCGATAGCTGCAGTGCATAA
- a CDS encoding DUF554 domain-containing protein yields MFYILINVVAVAVAALLGRLLKSFLPKKLIKSIMDVVAVCILIMGIQGSVKTNNFIFMLISLVIGAIIGNGLDLDKKLANLVEYLQNKVPDSSGSSMKGAIALIMLQNIGSLAILAPLNLGLSGSADIMQFKIILDSITTFLFSATYGFTVALSGVVGLVMNTLIFLLSTSLSKVLVPEVIDNISVVGSLLIVLLGIDMLEIKKFKIMDYIPAIFIPIFWFIIKQLLHI; encoded by the coding sequence ATGTTTTACATATTAATAAATGTTGTAGCGGTTGCAGTCGCAGCCCTTTTGGGAAGACTTTTGAAATCTTTCCTGCCTAAAAAACTAATAAAAAGTATAATGGACGTTGTCGCCGTTTGTATATTAATAATGGGAATACAAGGAAGTGTCAAAACAAATAATTTTATTTTTATGTTGATTTCCTTAGTTATCGGTGCTATAATAGGTAACGGTCTTGATTTGGACAAGAAATTAGCCAACCTTGTAGAGTATTTACAAAACAAAGTTCCAGACTCATCTGGCTCGTCCATGAAAGGCGCCATTGCATTAATAATGCTACAAAATATCGGATCATTGGCAATCCTTGCTCCATTGAATTTAGGATTAAGTGGATCCGCCGACATAATGCAATTTAAAATAATATTAGACAGTATAACAACATTTTTGTTCTCAGCAACATACGGATTCACAGTAGCACTGTCCGGAGTTGTAGGACTTGTGATGAACACACTAATATTCTTATTATCAACATCACTAAGCAAAGTCTTAGTACCAGAAGTAATTGATAACATTTCAGTAGTAGGATCATTGTTGATAGTCCTACTTGGTATAGATATGCTAGAAATCAAAAAATTCAAAATCATGGATTACATTCCAGCAATATTTATTCCAATATTTTGGTTCATCATCAAACAATTACTTCACATCTAA
- a CDS encoding PqqD family protein — protein MKRNKNFLEFIPEVNEKIEFYEKNDLVYLKKKHNHIFDKIAQKMFFTPKESNIKLEGYGSDVFRMIDGKANIIEIGNKLKEQYGDEVEPLYERLSQFIQILYNNDIVKLKKKSE, from the coding sequence ATGAAGCGAAATAAAAATTTTCTAGAATTTATTCCTGAGGTCAACGAAAAAATAGAGTTTTATGAGAAAAATGATCTAGTGTACTTGAAAAAGAAACACAATCATATTTTTGATAAGATTGCTCAAAAGATGTTCTTTACGCCAAAAGAATCCAACATCAAGCTTGAAGGTTACGGCAGTGATGTTTTCAGAATGATTGATGGCAAAGCAAACATCATAGAGATTGGGAATAAATTAAAAGAACAATACGGAGATGAGGTAGAACCTCTATATGAGAGACTATCTCAATTCATACAAATTTTATACAACAATGATATTGTTAAACTCAAAAAGAAGTCTGAATAA